A window of Halomonas sp. GFAJ-1 contains these coding sequences:
- a CDS encoding ABC transporter ATP-binding protein (Uup; in Escherichia coli this cytoplasmic protein was shown to contain ATPase activity; mutations in this gene affect RecA-independent excision of transposons and affects Mu bacteriophage growth) — translation MTLLRLEQLQLAYGTQVLLNRADLTVEKGERLALVGRNGTGKSTLLKLVAGDIQADDGSIWRAPGLKIGVLAQELPESSGMTIFDMVAQGLPEAGELLSEYQHLINEPDPDMNRMAKLQTRIEAIDGWSFHQSIDVVLTRLGLPPEAEMSALSGGWRRRVALARALVSEPDLLLLDEPTNHLDLDTIAWLEEQLLAFNGAVLLITHDRAFLSKLATNILELDRGKLGRYPGTYAGYQERKQHELEVEARENALFDKKLAQEEVWIRQGVKARRTRNEGRVRELEQMRLERSQRRERQGTANLTVDSGERTGKRVVELKGVTQRFGNEVILRDVNLEAMRGDRIGFLGRNGAGKTTLLKILLGELAPTEGSVQLGTNLQVAYFDQLRAGLELEKTVYDNVAQGSDRVSVGGKDRHVMSYLQDFLFTPDRVRQPVKALSGGESNRLLLAKLFTQPANVLVLDEPTNDLDMETLELLEELLLDFDGTLLLVSHDRTFMDNVVTSMLAFEGEGCVREYVGGYTDWIRQGGKLPPAPWDGAARQNTEPTSKAVEKTPEPPIVEPAKKAVKLSYKLQRELDTLPGEIERLESEVEALEQEIGNPDFYQQDASSVTAKLQQLEGVQQALEVAMERWMELEAMANGE, via the coding sequence GTGACCTTGTTACGACTCGAACAGCTGCAACTCGCCTATGGCACCCAAGTACTACTTAACCGCGCCGACCTAACGGTTGAAAAAGGCGAGCGGCTAGCGCTGGTCGGGCGCAACGGCACCGGTAAGTCAACGTTGTTGAAATTGGTGGCAGGTGATATTCAAGCCGATGATGGCTCGATTTGGCGCGCTCCGGGTTTGAAAATCGGCGTGCTGGCCCAGGAGCTACCAGAATCCTCCGGTATGACTATTTTTGATATGGTCGCCCAAGGGTTGCCCGAGGCCGGGGAGCTGCTGTCTGAATATCAGCACTTAATCAATGAGCCCGACCCTGATATGAATCGCATGGCCAAGCTGCAAACCCGCATTGAGGCTATTGACGGCTGGTCATTTCATCAGAGTATCGATGTCGTTCTCACCCGCTTAGGGCTGCCGCCTGAAGCTGAAATGAGCGCGCTTTCCGGCGGTTGGCGGCGCCGCGTTGCGTTGGCGCGTGCGCTGGTTTCAGAGCCTGACCTGTTGCTGCTGGATGAGCCTACCAACCACCTGGACCTAGACACCATCGCGTGGCTGGAAGAGCAACTGTTAGCCTTTAACGGCGCGGTATTGCTGATTACCCACGACCGGGCTTTTTTATCTAAATTGGCGACCAATATCCTTGAGCTAGACCGAGGAAAGTTGGGTCGTTACCCGGGTACCTACGCTGGATATCAAGAGCGTAAGCAGCACGAGCTGGAAGTAGAAGCCCGAGAAAACGCGCTGTTTGATAAGAAGCTGGCTCAGGAAGAGGTTTGGATCCGTCAGGGCGTCAAGGCGCGTCGTACCCGTAACGAAGGCCGAGTGCGTGAGCTGGAACAAATGCGATTGGAACGTAGCCAGCGCCGCGAACGCCAAGGTACGGCCAATCTCACGGTGGATAGCGGCGAGCGCACCGGTAAGCGGGTAGTCGAACTGAAAGGTGTCACGCAACGGTTTGGAAACGAGGTTATCCTGCGTGATGTAAACCTTGAAGCAATGCGCGGCGACCGCATTGGCTTCTTAGGCCGCAACGGCGCTGGTAAAACCACGCTGCTGAAAATTTTGCTAGGCGAGCTTGCGCCAACCGAGGGTAGCGTCCAGTTGGGCACCAATTTGCAGGTGGCCTACTTCGATCAGCTGCGTGCTGGCCTGGAGCTGGAAAAAACCGTTTACGATAACGTTGCCCAAGGCAGCGATCGGGTCAGCGTTGGCGGGAAAGATCGCCACGTGATGAGCTACCTTCAGGACTTCCTGTTCACACCGGACCGTGTGCGCCAACCGGTGAAAGCACTTTCCGGCGGTGAATCCAATCGGCTCCTACTGGCCAAGTTGTTTACGCAGCCTGCCAATGTGCTGGTGCTGGATGAGCCGACCAACGACTTGGATATGGAAACATTGGAGCTGCTTGAAGAGCTGCTGCTGGACTTTGACGGCACGCTGCTGTTGGTTTCCCACGACCGGACGTTTATGGATAACGTTGTCACCAGCATGTTGGCCTTCGAGGGTGAGGGTTGTGTGCGGGAGTACGTCGGTGGCTACACGGATTGGATTCGCCAAGGGGGCAAGTTGCCACCTGCACCCTGGGATGGCGCAGCGCGCCAGAATACCGAACCGACCAGCAAAGCGGTGGAAAAAACGCCTGAGCCGCCGATTGTCGAGCCTGCTAAGAAAGCCGTTAAACTCTCCTACAAACTGCAGCGGGAACTAGATACGTTGCCTGGTGAAATAGAGCGGCTGGAAAGTGAGGTTGAGGCATTAGAGCAAGAAATAGGCAATCCTGATTTTTACCAGCAGGACGCCAGTAGCGTGACCGCCAAGCTGCAACAGCTGGAAGGCGTGCAGCAAGCGCTGGAAGTGGCTATGGAGCGCTGGATGGAGCTAGAGGCCATGGCTAACGGCGAATAG
- a CDS encoding AraC family transcriptional regulator: MHFVNELLYGLPGSVQSQNRYLEQAGISPFLLSAPNGRVTVEQFAELYRLIALELDDETPRFFSRPLRCGTLKLLCLSLLDAPTLHVALHRYTQFFRIMLDDFSYAFSVNNGVARMALVEHAALPGSRILVHELMLKLFHGIASWMIARKIPPVLMECNYAPPSYNADYLYFYPGKVRFNQPQTAMSFDQSLLNHPIRQTKQHLGAFLQRAPADWFYVSFEEQLLTHRVREHLRRHLPAAANVAHVADALHMSVRTLSRRLKLEGTHFQAVKDEFRRDYAVQALTRSAQPLTSIADTLGFEDLACFSRAFKQWTGNSPAAYRKARAASVKQ, translated from the coding sequence ATGCACTTCGTGAACGAGCTGCTTTATGGCTTACCGGGCAGCGTGCAGTCTCAAAACCGCTATTTAGAACAGGCGGGAATTTCTCCTTTTTTATTAAGCGCGCCCAACGGGCGGGTCACTGTTGAACAATTTGCTGAGCTTTATCGGCTTATCGCCCTTGAGTTAGACGATGAGACACCGCGTTTTTTTTCACGCCCGCTGCGCTGCGGCACCCTGAAGCTACTCTGTTTAAGCTTGTTAGATGCCCCCACGCTGCACGTCGCCTTGCACCGCTATACACAGTTTTTCAGAATTATGCTGGACGATTTCAGTTACGCTTTTTCTGTTAACAATGGCGTGGCACGCATGGCGTTAGTTGAACATGCTGCTCTACCGGGTAGCCGCATTCTAGTTCATGAGCTAATGCTGAAACTGTTCCACGGCATTGCTTCGTGGATGATCGCCCGCAAGATTCCCCCTGTCTTAATGGAGTGTAATTACGCGCCGCCCTCCTATAACGCCGACTACCTCTATTTCTATCCTGGTAAGGTGCGCTTTAATCAACCCCAAACCGCCATGTCGTTTGATCAATCGCTATTAAATCACCCTATCCGCCAAACCAAACAGCACTTAGGCGCGTTTTTACAGCGCGCCCCGGCCGACTGGTTTTATGTCTCGTTTGAAGAGCAGCTGTTAACTCACCGGGTGCGCGAACATCTAAGGCGACATTTACCTGCGGCGGCCAACGTTGCCCATGTTGCCGACGCGCTGCATATGTCGGTGCGCACGTTGTCACGCCGACTAAAATTGGAAGGCACGCATTTCCAAGCGGTAAAAGATGAATTTCGCCGCGATTATGCGGTTCAGGCTTTAACCCGCAGTGCTCAGCCGCTTACCTCTATTGCCGATACGCTCGGGTTTGAAGACTTAGCCTGCTTTAGCCGCGCATTTAAACAGTGGACCGGTAATTCGCCCGCCGCCTATCGAAAAGCGCGTGCGGCGAGCGTCAAACAGTAA
- a CDS encoding long-chain fatty acid--CoA ligase translates to MSTITPKIIPPTPSATNSPLLIGDLLESGVRMAGNNQIVYRDQCRHDYRRFRERVHQLAHTLTAKGVKAGDVVAVLDWDSHRYLECFFAIPMIGAVLHTVNVRLAPEQILYTMEHAEDVFVLVHEDFVPLLEPLADKLPNIHGYMLCQEEARDVNTSLPLVGEFEALLSEQPSHYDFPIFDENAVATLFYTTGTTGNPKGVFFTHRQLVLHTLGEASTFQAPGFELLNRDKVYMPITPMFHVHAWGVPYTATLMGATQVYPGKYEPEMLVKLLVSEKVDFSHCVPTLLNMVVSADAIASKKVDLSGWKVLVGGSALTQALASRAWSLGIDTRSAYGMSETCPLLTADILPREVGEADFDTQLPWRCKAGLPVPLVKLQVVDTDGKPLPHDGESVGEVRAQAPWLTQAYYKEEKRSEELWRDGWLHTGDVGSIDEHGFLAISDRIKDVIKTGGEWLSSLELESYISQCPGVAEVAVIGVADDKWGERPAALVVPSDLKNPPTAEEVQAFMEQFVEQGAINRWGIPSLIRMVDEIPKTSVGKLDKKRIRTEI, encoded by the coding sequence ATGTCGACGATAACGCCCAAGATTATTCCTCCAACGCCTTCCGCGACTAATTCTCCACTGTTAATCGGCGACTTGCTTGAGTCAGGCGTGCGTATGGCGGGTAACAATCAAATTGTTTATCGCGACCAGTGCCGCCACGATTACCGACGTTTTCGTGAACGGGTGCATCAGCTTGCCCATACGCTAACGGCAAAGGGCGTAAAAGCAGGGGATGTGGTGGCCGTTCTGGATTGGGACAGCCACCGTTACCTTGAATGCTTCTTCGCCATTCCCATGATTGGCGCTGTGCTACACACGGTGAACGTGCGCTTAGCGCCCGAGCAGATTCTGTACACCATGGAGCACGCCGAAGATGTGTTCGTACTGGTGCACGAAGACTTTGTGCCACTGCTTGAGCCTCTAGCGGATAAGTTACCCAATATTCACGGTTACATGCTGTGCCAGGAGGAGGCGAGAGACGTCAACACGTCGTTACCTCTGGTGGGGGAGTTTGAGGCGTTATTAAGTGAGCAACCCAGTCATTACGATTTCCCTATCTTTGATGAAAATGCCGTGGCCACGCTGTTTTACACCACAGGCACTACCGGTAATCCCAAAGGGGTGTTTTTTACGCATCGACAGTTAGTGCTGCATACCCTGGGTGAAGCCAGTACCTTCCAGGCACCGGGCTTTGAGCTGCTCAATCGTGACAAGGTCTACATGCCCATCACGCCAATGTTCCATGTGCATGCATGGGGCGTGCCCTATACCGCCACACTGATGGGGGCCACCCAGGTGTACCCGGGCAAATACGAGCCCGAGATGCTGGTCAAGCTGCTGGTTAGTGAAAAGGTCGATTTTTCTCACTGCGTTCCCACGCTGCTGAATATGGTGGTCAGTGCGGATGCGATTGCGTCGAAAAAAGTAGACCTAAGTGGCTGGAAAGTGCTGGTAGGGGGCAGCGCGCTAACCCAGGCGTTGGCCAGTCGCGCTTGGTCGCTGGGTATTGATACGCGCAGCGCCTACGGCATGTCGGAAACATGCCCGCTGCTTACAGCGGATATTCTGCCCCGTGAGGTGGGTGAGGCGGACTTCGATACCCAGCTTCCTTGGCGCTGCAAGGCTGGCCTACCAGTGCCCTTGGTTAAGTTACAAGTGGTTGATACCGACGGCAAACCGCTACCCCATGATGGTGAAAGTGTCGGCGAAGTACGTGCCCAAGCACCCTGGCTCACTCAGGCCTACTACAAAGAAGAAAAGCGCAGCGAAGAGTTATGGCGTGATGGTTGGCTACATACAGGCGATGTGGGCTCCATTGACGAGCACGGCTTCTTAGCCATTAGTGACCGCATTAAAGATGTTATTAAGACCGGCGGGGAGTGGCTCTCATCGCTTGAGCTGGAAAGCTATATCAGCCAGTGCCCAGGCGTTGCTGAGGTGGCTGTGATTGGCGTTGCCGATGATAAATGGGGTGAGCGCCCGGCTGCGTTAGTGGTGCCCAGCGATCTGAAGAACCCGCCCACGGCAGAGGAGGTGCAAGCCTTTATGGAGCAGTTCGTCGAGCAGGGCGCTATCAACCGCTGGGGCATTCCATCGCTTATCCGTATGGTTGATGAAATCCCTAAAACCAGCGTCGGCAAACTGGATAAAAAGCGCATTCGAACAGAAATATAA
- a CDS encoding acetyl-CoA acetyltransferase, which yields MQLDSVVILGGARTAIGGFGGTLSSLAPFELGTITAQEALRRAGVAGEDIDHSVYGHIITTGPQDAYLARHIALNAGAPKEAGAFNVNRLCGSGVQAVVSAAQQIALGDSRLALAGGAESMSRGAYVLPPQARNGIRMGDANIQDLTLGILSDPFGSGHMGMTAENIAKQYGLTREQLDQFAVDSHHKAARAIAEGRFDEQIVAVEVAQGKQTISFKRDEHVREGVELSDLARLKPAFKKDGIVTAGNASGINDGAASLVLAHAEEAKARGLTPRARLRVATTAGVEPSLMGLGPIPAVKCCLQQAGLHINDIDVIESNEAFAAQAMAVAGTLGFPLEKLNPNGGAVALGHPVGATGAILILKALHELERTGGRFGLVTLCIGGGQGIALLIERW from the coding sequence ATGCAACTGGATAGCGTTGTCATTTTGGGCGGTGCCCGCACTGCCATTGGAGGATTTGGGGGGACACTCTCATCGCTGGCGCCTTTTGAACTAGGGACGATTACTGCTCAGGAAGCGCTTCGTCGAGCGGGCGTTGCGGGCGAGGATATTGACCACTCGGTGTATGGGCACATTATTACCACCGGCCCCCAGGATGCCTATCTTGCGCGGCACATTGCATTGAATGCCGGTGCTCCCAAAGAAGCGGGCGCCTTTAACGTGAACCGGCTGTGTGGTTCCGGTGTGCAAGCCGTGGTGTCGGCTGCCCAGCAAATTGCACTGGGCGATAGTCGTCTGGCGCTAGCGGGTGGGGCAGAGTCCATGTCACGAGGTGCCTATGTGCTGCCACCCCAGGCGCGTAATGGAATACGCATGGGGGATGCCAATATTCAGGATCTTACCCTAGGCATTCTCAGCGACCCGTTTGGCAGTGGGCACATGGGGATGACAGCAGAAAATATCGCTAAGCAGTATGGCTTAACCCGCGAGCAGCTGGATCAGTTTGCCGTCGATAGCCACCACAAGGCGGCCCGAGCGATTGCCGAAGGGCGCTTTGATGAGCAAATCGTGGCCGTTGAGGTTGCCCAAGGCAAACAGACGATCTCCTTTAAACGCGACGAGCATGTGCGTGAAGGCGTCGAACTTAGCGATTTAGCTCGTCTAAAGCCGGCGTTCAAGAAAGATGGGATCGTGACGGCGGGTAACGCCTCCGGTATTAATGATGGTGCGGCGTCGTTAGTGCTGGCCCACGCAGAGGAAGCCAAGGCGCGTGGCTTAACCCCGCGTGCACGGCTGCGGGTGGCTACAACGGCCGGTGTAGAGCCTTCGCTGATGGGGCTGGGGCCAATACCCGCCGTTAAGTGCTGCCTTCAGCAAGCGGGGCTGCACATCAACGATATCGATGTCATTGAGTCCAATGAAGCCTTTGCGGCTCAAGCAATGGCCGTTGCCGGCACCCTGGGTTTCCCACTAGAAAAATTGAATCCTAACGGCGGTGCGGTGGCGCTGGGTCATCCGGTAGGTGCCACAGGCGCTATCTTAATCTTAAAAGCCTTGCATGAATTAGAGCGTACCGGGGGCCGTTTTGGTCTAGTGACGCTGTGTATCGGCGGTGGGCAGGGCATTGCACTGTTGATTGAGCGCTGGTGA
- a CDS encoding acyl-CoA dehydrogenase has product MDAQTNELFHAMISRCLAQEVAPFYQQWEEAGEIPRSLWRALGAAGLLGIDLDDTWGGAGADIAITQLALEEISRQGFGGLASAYNIHANIVMPYLQNLGTNEQREAWLPAMALGECLGAIAMSEPHAGSDLAAMKTRANKTVDGWVLNGSKLFITNGQVADLVIVCAKTDPSAGAKGVSLFLVDTTLPGFSRGKPIKKIGQHASDTAELAFDQLLLPHSALLGEEGAGFRYLMQELPRERLGVGAQALGAVEGALALTLDYVTQRHAFGQRVADFQNTRFTLAEIKAQLDMARAYFDQCVDKYRHGTMTSTDAAILKLQLSELQCRAVDRCLQLFGGYGYTHEYPISRFYLDARVQTIYAGSSEIMKEVVARSLLGKVA; this is encoded by the coding sequence ATGGACGCCCAGACCAACGAGCTGTTTCATGCCATGATTTCGCGCTGTTTGGCGCAAGAAGTCGCCCCTTTTTACCAGCAGTGGGAGGAGGCTGGAGAAATACCCCGTTCACTCTGGAGAGCGCTAGGGGCTGCCGGGTTATTAGGGATTGATCTTGATGACACCTGGGGTGGCGCTGGCGCTGATATTGCCATTACCCAGCTGGCACTTGAGGAAATATCCCGCCAAGGTTTTGGCGGGTTAGCCAGTGCTTACAATATCCACGCCAACATTGTGATGCCCTATCTTCAAAACCTAGGCACCAACGAGCAGCGTGAGGCGTGGTTGCCCGCCATGGCCCTAGGGGAATGTCTGGGGGCTATCGCCATGAGCGAGCCCCACGCCGGAAGCGACTTAGCGGCGATGAAAACGCGCGCTAATAAAACCGTTGATGGCTGGGTGCTTAACGGCAGCAAACTGTTCATTACCAATGGCCAAGTAGCCGACCTAGTGATCGTTTGTGCGAAAACCGACCCCAGTGCAGGGGCGAAAGGGGTATCACTATTTTTGGTAGACACGACGTTACCTGGTTTTTCGCGGGGTAAGCCGATCAAGAAAATTGGCCAGCATGCCAGCGACACGGCAGAACTGGCGTTTGACCAATTGTTGTTGCCACACAGCGCCTTATTGGGCGAAGAAGGCGCGGGTTTTCGTTACTTGATGCAAGAGCTGCCCCGGGAGCGGTTAGGGGTTGGCGCCCAAGCGTTGGGTGCCGTTGAAGGGGCGCTCGCGTTGACGCTTGATTACGTAACCCAGCGCCACGCTTTCGGCCAGCGGGTGGCTGATTTCCAAAATACCCGCTTTACGCTGGCTGAAATAAAAGCGCAGCTAGACATGGCGCGGGCGTATTTTGACCAATGTGTCGATAAGTACCGCCATGGCACGATGACCAGCACGGATGCAGCTATCCTAAAACTACAGCTTAGCGAGCTCCAGTGCCGTGCTGTTGATCGTTGTCTTCAGCTGTTTGGTGGTTATGGCTATACCCATGAATACCCCATTTCACGCTTTTACTTGGACGCCCGCGTACAAACTATTTATGCAGGCAGTTCGGAAATTATGAAAGAAGTTGTCGCGCGTTCGCTGCTGGGAAAAGTCGCATAA
- a CDS encoding acyl-CoA synthetase (activates fatty acids by binding to coenzyme A), with the protein MSNTHLIHRNTIGAALNRSARKYAQRPALTFGERAWNYQALNNAANQVANGLLEAGLSPGDRLAVYGKNSDAYVIAWLAATKAGLVHVPINFALSSEELRYILEQSGAKGLLSDTVLADKVAEATQGLGLTLAGTLYAADEGGPTDFDVLTCARTSQASHEPDVALEGSSLAQLLYTSGTTAAPKAAMMSHQALMAEYMACMVELDINSDDAMLAALPLYHSAQMHVFLMPALLLGAPVYLLEAPLPESCLAAISEHNIASFFAPPTVWISLLRHATFDQFDLTSLKKAYYGASIMPVPVLEEMQQRFHGVGLYNCYGQSEIAPLATVLRPEEHAERPASAGRPILTVETRIVDLDMNDVAPGEHGEIVHRSPQLMTGYWDKPDMTAEAFQSDWFHSGDVGYFDEAGYLYVVDRIKDVINTGGVLVASREVEEALFKHTAISEVAVVGLPDEKWIEAITAVVVVKEGQKVSEDELIHHAKSLIAPYKVPKRVVFADTLPKSTAGKILKRHLRQDLKD; encoded by the coding sequence ATGTCGAACACGCATTTAATCCACCGCAATACCATCGGCGCTGCGTTAAATCGCAGCGCTCGCAAGTACGCACAGCGGCCAGCGCTTACCTTTGGTGAGCGGGCATGGAATTATCAAGCGCTCAATAACGCTGCTAACCAAGTCGCCAATGGCCTGCTGGAGGCAGGGCTTTCGCCAGGGGACCGGTTGGCGGTATACGGCAAGAACTCAGACGCCTACGTGATTGCTTGGCTGGCCGCCACCAAGGCCGGGCTTGTGCATGTCCCCATTAACTTTGCGCTTAGCAGCGAAGAACTGCGCTATATCCTGGAGCAGTCGGGGGCGAAAGGGCTGCTCAGCGATACTGTGCTAGCCGATAAAGTCGCTGAAGCGACACAAGGTTTGGGTTTAACTCTAGCGGGAACCCTGTACGCCGCTGACGAAGGCGGCCCAACAGACTTTGACGTGCTGACCTGTGCACGAACTTCTCAAGCATCCCATGAGCCCGATGTGGCGCTAGAAGGAAGTAGCTTAGCCCAACTGCTTTACACCTCGGGAACCACCGCAGCACCCAAAGCCGCGATGATGAGTCATCAGGCATTAATGGCTGAATACATGGCCTGCATGGTTGAGCTGGATATAAACAGTGACGACGCGATGTTGGCTGCTTTGCCGCTTTACCATTCGGCGCAGATGCATGTTTTTTTAATGCCCGCCCTGCTGCTGGGTGCCCCCGTTTATCTACTTGAAGCACCGCTTCCAGAGAGCTGTCTCGCTGCGATTTCAGAGCATAACATCGCCTCGTTTTTTGCACCGCCAACCGTCTGGATCAGCCTGCTGCGTCACGCGACATTTGATCAGTTTGATTTAACCAGCCTTAAAAAAGCGTATTACGGGGCCTCCATTATGCCGGTGCCCGTGTTGGAAGAGATGCAGCAGCGCTTTCATGGGGTAGGGCTTTATAACTGCTATGGGCAGAGCGAGATTGCCCCTTTAGCCACGGTGTTGCGTCCAGAAGAGCATGCCGAACGCCCAGCCTCAGCAGGGCGGCCTATCCTCACCGTGGAAACTCGCATCGTCGATTTAGATATGAACGATGTGGCGCCTGGCGAACATGGGGAGATTGTTCACCGCTCGCCTCAGTTAATGACAGGTTACTGGGATAAGCCTGATATGACCGCCGAGGCCTTTCAGAGCGATTGGTTCCACTCCGGCGACGTGGGCTATTTCGACGAAGCAGGCTACCTGTATGTGGTTGATCGGATTAAAGACGTTATCAATACCGGCGGCGTACTGGTAGCGAGCCGCGAAGTGGAAGAAGCCCTTTTCAAGCATACGGCTATATCTGAGGTGGCGGTGGTTGGCCTACCCGATGAGAAATGGATAGAGGCAATTACCGCGGTCGTTGTGGTGAAAGAGGGTCAAAAGGTTAGCGAAGATGAGCTGATTCACCATGCGAAAAGCTTAATAGCCCCCTATAAAGTGCCTAAGCGCGTGGTGTTTGCCGACACACTGCCCAAAAGCACGGCAGGTAAAATCCTCAAACGTCACCTTCGTCAAGACCTTAAGGATTAA
- a CDS encoding ABC transporter permease has translation MRLSRTFTLSTLSAALLAASVAPSAFASNGISDNEIRIGYLADMSGVYRDPIGPLGQDAIEMAIEDVGGSVHGANIVVFSADDRNSPDVGSSVVREWIDERNVDMVTGLVASSVTLAAVRLLEDADKLGLVNGAVSSGVTNEHCSPNHIHWVYDTWAMSNGTAKAITDEGYKNWYLLSADYSFGHALEADVERVVTENGGTVVGRARHPFPNNDFSSFMLQAQASGADVIALNNAGGDTINAVQTAGEFGITQAGQILAGMVLFSTDIRSIGLENAQGLQFTKAWYYDLNEETRAWAERFRERTGSMPTMVHAGLYSSTLHYLEAIEATGTDDTQTVRQQMADTPINDIFATNGYIREDGRMVHDMYLVEVKSPDESADENDLFRVVRTIPAEEAFRPLSESVCPLVNS, from the coding sequence ATGCGACTATCACGAACTTTCACGCTGTCTACGCTATCGGCTGCCCTGCTTGCTGCTAGCGTTGCCCCAAGCGCTTTTGCCAGTAATGGTATTTCGGATAATGAAATTCGAATTGGCTACCTAGCTGATATGTCAGGTGTTTATCGAGATCCCATTGGCCCTCTAGGGCAAGATGCCATTGAGATGGCGATTGAAGATGTGGGTGGCAGCGTGCACGGCGCCAACATTGTGGTTTTCAGTGCCGATGATCGTAATAGCCCGGATGTAGGATCAAGCGTTGTGCGCGAATGGATTGATGAGCGCAATGTCGATATGGTCACAGGCTTAGTGGCATCATCGGTCACATTGGCGGCTGTTAGGCTTTTAGAAGACGCGGATAAATTGGGCCTGGTGAATGGCGCGGTATCTTCTGGGGTGACTAACGAGCACTGCTCCCCTAACCATATCCACTGGGTCTATGATACCTGGGCTATGTCCAACGGTACGGCAAAAGCGATTACCGATGAAGGCTACAAGAACTGGTATCTGTTAAGCGCCGACTACTCGTTTGGCCACGCCCTTGAGGCCGATGTGGAGCGTGTGGTTACCGAAAATGGTGGCACCGTAGTAGGACGCGCGCGACACCCATTCCCCAATAATGATTTCTCCTCTTTTATGCTTCAGGCCCAAGCGTCTGGCGCTGACGTCATTGCCTTAAATAATGCCGGCGGCGATACCATTAATGCCGTTCAAACAGCTGGGGAGTTTGGTATTACGCAAGCGGGCCAAATTTTAGCGGGCATGGTGCTGTTCAGCACTGACATACGCAGTATCGGTCTGGAAAATGCCCAGGGGCTGCAGTTCACAAAAGCCTGGTACTACGATTTAAACGAAGAAACGCGTGCCTGGGCAGAGCGCTTCCGCGAGCGTACTGGCAGTATGCCAACGATGGTTCACGCGGGCCTCTACTCTAGTACCCTTCATTATTTAGAAGCGATTGAAGCCACGGGTACAGACGATACCCAAACAGTTCGCCAACAGATGGCCGACACCCCGATTAACGATATTTTCGCCACCAACGGCTACATCCGTGAAGATGGCCGGATGGTGCACGACATGTATCTAGTTGAGGTGAAATCGCCGGATGAGTCTGCAGACGAAAATGACCTTTTCCGAGTGGTGCGCACTATTCCCGCCGAAGAAGCGTTTCGGCCGCTATCTGAAAGCGTTTGCCCGCTCGTTAATAGCTAA
- a CDS encoding hydrolase TatD produces MGTPYTDEFLPDALQFRPDTPLVDIGANLTHESFQRDLGDVIARAKAANVTALIVTGTDIEHAEQAVAMAQQFKGVYATAGVHPHDAKGWNSDVANQLKALHGQPEVVAVGECGLDFNRNFSTPQAQERAFEAQLGLAVESGLPLFLHERDAGQRMKEMLRSWRDDISQAVIHCFTADRATLHGYLDLDLHIGLTGWICDERRGHSLRSLVNDIPLERLMVETDCPYLLPRNLPAKLKGRRHEPALLPWIVKEIALWHNVSETELGEATTRTAQRFFRIDAAS; encoded by the coding sequence GTGGGCACACCCTATACGGATGAATTTTTACCCGACGCGCTGCAATTTCGTCCCGATACGCCGCTGGTGGATATTGGCGCAAACCTGACCCACGAGAGCTTTCAGCGTGACCTTGGTGATGTCATTGCCAGAGCGAAAGCAGCCAATGTGACTGCGCTGATTGTTACCGGCACGGATATCGAACATGCCGAACAAGCAGTTGCTATGGCGCAACAGTTTAAAGGCGTATACGCAACCGCAGGGGTTCACCCTCATGACGCCAAAGGCTGGAACAGCGATGTAGCGAACCAACTGAAAGCGCTTCACGGGCAGCCTGAAGTTGTCGCTGTTGGTGAGTGCGGGCTAGACTTTAACCGCAACTTTTCGACACCTCAGGCGCAAGAGCGAGCCTTTGAAGCTCAGTTAGGTTTAGCCGTTGAAAGCGGTTTGCCACTTTTCTTGCATGAGCGCGATGCGGGCCAACGCATGAAAGAGATGCTGCGCAGCTGGCGCGATGATATCAGCCAAGCAGTTATTCACTGCTTTACCGCTGACCGCGCAACGCTACATGGCTACCTTGACCTTGACCTTCACATTGGTTTAACCGGCTGGATTTGCGACGAACGTCGAGGCCACTCCCTTCGCTCGCTGGTTAACGATATTCCCCTTGAGCGTTTGATGGTGGAAACCGACTGCCCTTATCTGCTGCCCCGCAACCTTCCTGCAAAATTGAAAGGGCGCCGACACGAGCCAGCCCTGCTACCCTGGATTGTAAAAGAAATTGCCCTTTGGCATAACGTAAGCGAAACAGAGCTAGGCGAGGCAACCACCCGCACGGCTCAGCGTTTTTTCCGCATTGACGCAGCATCTTAA